In Carya illinoinensis cultivar Pawnee chromosome 6, C.illinoinensisPawnee_v1, whole genome shotgun sequence, a single genomic region encodes these proteins:
- the LOC122314078 gene encoding rop guanine nucleotide exchange factor 1-like: MGSVSEEEEYRYGSDQDQSERCGSYSLSADVSESESCSSFSSRRFDAEVGASSSMTSSPRPVAGNFGFTAPMMLPVIGGKDVVLWDQKPEKREADFSEVEMMKERFAKLLLGEDMSGGGKGVCTALAISNAITNLSATVFGELWRLEPLALQKKAMWRREMELLLCVSDSIVELVPSIQQFPGGGTYEVMETRPRSDLYMNLPALKKLDAMLLSMLDGFCDTEFWYVDRGIVVGETNDCDAVRSCGGRPSVRQEEKWWLPCPKVQPCGLSEDARKRLQQCRDCANQILKAALAINSSVLAEMEIPSAYLETLPKSGKTCLGEIIYRYITADQFSSEHLLDCLDLSSEHHTLEIANRIEAAIHFWKQKDLRKHNNRMKSRRSSWGGKVKGLVADADKNIFLAQRAETLLQSLRVRFPGLPQTALDMNKIQYNKDVGQSILESYSRVMESLAFNIIARIDDVLYVDDATKQCAAAESMSIFNRGGLGGLPIQKRLSPSPFSIHQSPYGSPFATPTFCSSTPVMGSPVRDSSSLRRTTLKEPTELKSEKAVAADFERVWSYAGNLSARRVPGTAPERD, translated from the exons ATGGGGAGCGTGTCGGAGGAAGAAGAATACAGGTACGGCTCCGACCAGGATCAGAGCGAGCGGTGCGGGAGTTACAGCTTGAGCGCTGACGTCAGCGAGTCCGAGAGCTGCAGTAGCTTCTCGTCTCGGCGGTTCGACGCTGAGGTCGGCGCTTCCAGCTCCATGACTTCTTCCCCCCGTCCCGTTGCCGGGAATTTCGGCTTCACGGCGCCGATGATGCTGCCTGTGATTGGAGGCAAGGATGTGGTGCTTTGGGATCAGAAGCCTGAGAAACGGGAAGCTGATTTTTCAG AGGTTGAGATGATGAAGGAGAGATTTGCGAAGCTTCTTCTCGGAGAAGATATGTCTGGAGGAGGGAAAGGGGTGTGCACTGCCCTCGCAATCTCAAATGCCATTACCAATCTCTCTG CTACTGTGTTTGGTGAATTGTGGAGGTTAGAGCCACTGGCGCTGCAGAAGAAGGCAATGTGGCGCCGAGAGATGGAGCTGCTCTTATGCGTAAGCGATTCCATAGTTGAACTCGTGCCTTCAATACAACAGTTCCCTGGTGGAGGCACATACGAAGTCATGGAGACAAGGCCACGCTCGGATTTGTACATGAATCTACCTGCACTTAAAAAGCTTGATGCAATGCTGCTTAGTATGCTTGATGGGTTTTGTGATACCGAATTTTGGTACGTTGATAGGGGGATTGTTGTGGGTGAAACAAATGATTGTGATGCTGTTAGATCCTGTGGTGGTAGGCCTTCAGTTCGGCAGGAAGAGAAGTGGTGGCTGCCCTGTCCAAAAGTACAGCCATGTGGGCTGTCAGAAGATGCAAGGAAGAGATTGCAACAGTGTAGGGACTGTGCAAACCAGATACTGAAGGCGGCCTTGGCAATTAATAGTAGCGTGCTAGCTGAGATGGAGATCCCGAGTGCTTACTTGGAGACTTTACCCAAG AGTGGAAAAACATGTCTTGGTGAAATAATTTATCGCTACATAACTGCTGATCAGTTCTCATCAGAACATCTACTTGATTGCTTGGACCTTTCATCTGAGCATCATACTCTGGAGATAGCTAACAGGATAGAGGCAGCAATCCATTTCTGGAAGCAAAAGGACCTGAGGAAACACAATAATCGCATGAAATCTAGGCGCTCATCTTGGGGTGGTAAAGTCAAGGGCCTTGTAGCTGATGCtgataagaatatttttttggcCCAAAGAGCAGAGACCCTCTTACAGAGTTTGAGGGTTCGTTTCCCCGGTCTCCCACAAACTGCACTGGATATGAACAAGATTCAATACAATAAG GATGTTGGGCAGTCAATTCTTGAAAGCTACTCGAGGGTGATGGAAAGCTTGGCATTTAACATAATAGCCAGGATAGATGACGTCCTCTATGTAGATGATGCGACCAAGCAATGTGCTGCAGCAGAATCGATGTCCATCTTCAACAGGGGAGGTCTAGGGGGTCTTCCTATTCAGAAACGACTGTCTCCTAGCCCCTTCTCGATCCACCAGTCCCCATATGGTTCGCCATTTGCGACTCCTACCTTCTGTTCTTCCACTCCAGTAATGGGAAGCCCTGTTAGAGATTCTTCCTCTCTTAGGAGGACTACTCTCAAGGAGCCAACCGAGCTGAAATCAGAAAAAGCGGTTGCTGCCGATTTTGAAAGGGTTTGGTCATATGCTGGGAACCTCAGTGCAAGAAGGGTTCCCGGAACTGCTCCGGAGCGAGATTGA